The Xanthomonas sp. DAR 34887 genome has a segment encoding these proteins:
- a CDS encoding alpha/beta fold hydrolase — protein MLLILLLLLVAFTALAVGLALLVGVVLVVRSKPFLLVRLEGLRLRRGSGLRRRQAQVAGHRWTYLHRAAADPAAPALLLVHGFTGSKENWLPLARALGDRYHLFIPDLPGWAESQRIDGQDYGFVAQAERVAAFAAQCVRGTGSECVLVGHSMGGGIAALAAARHPQLFDRVGLLNAAGVRFADNAFGQAVLDGDNPFAVYDADSLRRYIDTVFLLEPSKPRIPSWAVSSVVAWRRSEAGFEQQVLARIGRSEEAFLPFEEAAHIHQPALLLNCVQDAVIDASALSLYAQRVPQALQVLLDGSGHMSIVEKPAEVAQAIDHLIQRGVPR, from the coding sequence ATGTTGCTGATCCTGTTGTTGCTGCTGGTGGCGTTCACCGCGCTGGCCGTGGGGTTGGCCCTGTTGGTGGGCGTGGTGCTGGTGGTGCGCAGCAAGCCGTTCCTGCTGGTGCGCCTGGAAGGCCTGCGCCTGCGCCGCGGCAGCGGCCTACGGCGCCGCCAGGCGCAGGTCGCCGGGCACCGCTGGACCTACCTGCACCGCGCCGCGGCCGATCCCGCCGCCCCTGCGCTGCTGCTGGTGCACGGCTTCACCGGCAGCAAGGAAAATTGGTTGCCGCTGGCGCGCGCGCTCGGCGATCGCTATCACCTGTTCATTCCCGATCTGCCCGGCTGGGCCGAGAGCCAGCGCATCGACGGGCAGGACTACGGCTTCGTCGCACAGGCCGAGCGCGTGGCCGCGTTCGCCGCGCAGTGCGTGCGCGGTACCGGCAGCGAATGCGTGCTGGTCGGGCATTCGATGGGCGGCGGCATCGCCGCGCTGGCCGCCGCGCGCCATCCGCAATTGTTCGATCGCGTCGGCCTGCTCAATGCCGCCGGCGTGCGTTTCGCCGACAACGCCTTTGGCCAGGCGGTGCTGGACGGCGACAATCCGTTCGCGGTGTACGACGCCGACTCGCTGCGCCGCTACATCGACACGGTGTTCCTGCTGGAGCCGAGCAAGCCGCGCATTCCGTCCTGGGCGGTGTCGTCGGTCGTCGCCTGGCGGCGCAGCGAGGCCGGCTTCGAACAGCAGGTGCTGGCGCGGATCGGACGCAGCGAAGAGGCCTTCCTGCCGTTCGAGGAAGCCGCGCATATCCACCAGCCGGCGCTGCTGCTGAACTGCGTGCAGGATGCGGTGATCGATGCCAGCGCGCTGTCGCTGTATGCGCAGCGCGTGCCACAGGCGCTGCAGGTGCTGCTCGATGGCAGCGGCCACATGTCCATCGTCGAGAAGCCGGCCGAGGTCGCGCAGGCGATCGATCACTTGATCCAACGAGGAGTCCCCCGATGA
- a CDS encoding HAD family hydrolase — protein sequence MGLNAAAPGARLGQVRHWVFDMDGTLTRAVHDFALIRRELQIPPQADILQHLAALPAEEGAAKHAWLLEHERALALEAVAAPGAPALLRTLHAAGCRLAVLTRNAQELARVTLRAIGVEHLFEDASILGRDEAPPKPHPGGLQQLAARWGVAPHALVMLGDHEYDLQCGRDAGATTVLLHADNPWPALADLHFADCAELLAWWQDAAA from the coding sequence ATGGGATTGAACGCGGCGGCGCCCGGCGCGCGCCTGGGCCAGGTGCGGCACTGGGTGTTCGACATGGACGGCACGCTGACCCGTGCGGTGCACGATTTCGCACTGATCCGCCGCGAGCTGCAGATTCCGCCGCAGGCCGACATCCTGCAGCATCTGGCTGCGCTGCCGGCGGAGGAGGGCGCAGCCAAGCATGCCTGGCTGCTCGAGCACGAACGCGCGTTGGCGTTGGAGGCCGTCGCCGCACCCGGCGCGCCGGCATTGTTGCGCACGTTGCATGCGGCCGGTTGCCGGCTGGCGGTGCTGACCCGCAATGCGCAGGAACTGGCGCGGGTGACGTTGCGCGCGATCGGGGTGGAGCATCTGTTCGAGGACGCCAGCATTCTTGGCCGCGACGAGGCGCCGCCCAAGCCGCATCCTGGCGGGTTGCAGCAGCTTGCTGCGCGTTGGGGCGTGGCGCCGCATGCGCTGGTCATGCTCGGCGATCACGAATACGACCTGCAATGCGGGCGCGATGCCGGGGCGACCACGGTGCTGCTGCATGCGGACAATCCGTGGCCGGCGTTGGCCGATTTGCATTTCGCCGATTGCGCGGAGTTGCTGGCGTGGTGGCAGGACGCGGCTGCGTAG
- a CDS encoding methanol/ethanol family PQQ-dependent dehydrogenase: MHSHPCRTRAWTLLALATALVLAGCKKHEETAAPAAPAAAQQPAAAAPAAAADTDSEFATTAGNPDNWGGIGRDFGLNRHSPLAEINRDNVKNLKMSWEMKTDATRGHEGQPLVIGSIMYMVSAYPNNVFAIDLAAEDDGKVLWKYTPQQDERSVAVACCDTVNRGASYADGKLVFGSLSGDVIALDAKTGKEVWKQKLAYPEKGETITMAPIIADGKVVAGISGNEFGVRGRVAAYALADGKQAWSCEATGSDKDICLGPDFNKANPQHGQLGDLGVKTFPEEGWKRGGGAAWGWYSYDPKLKLVYYGTGNPGLWSPSYRCGKTTQKECDTGEYDNKWSMTLFARKIDTGEAVWGYQKTPFDQWDYDGINEPILVDLTIDGKQVPSVVQFDRNGFAYVLDRRDGTLLRAHKFVPANWAESIDMKTGRPIKVAAHSPLERGKKVEAFPSAMGGKDQQPCSVDPANSAVFFCGTNNWHMELEPQERGNTMMGLPYVFANVMMKPNEPGALGIVKAFDVVEGKSKWEIKEKFPVWSGTLVTDGGLVFYGTLDGWFRAVDKDTGKKLWETKLPSGIIGNPIAYKANGHQYVAVFSGIGGWIGLPVAGGLDPGDPYGALGAAGLAFSNGFDKIPLGGMVHTFRIDGAGKTVTASATPTAAAGGAPAAAAKTAR, translated from the coding sequence ATGCACAGTCATCCATGTCGTACCCGTGCCTGGACGCTGCTCGCGCTGGCCACCGCGCTGGTGCTGGCGGGTTGCAAGAAACATGAAGAAACCGCTGCGCCGGCCGCGCCTGCCGCCGCGCAGCAGCCGGCCGCTGCCGCGCCGGCCGCGGCGGCCGATACCGACAGCGAGTTCGCCACCACCGCCGGCAACCCCGACAACTGGGGCGGCATCGGTCGCGACTTCGGCCTGAACCGGCACAGCCCGCTGGCCGAGATCAATCGCGACAACGTCAAGAACCTGAAGATGTCGTGGGAAATGAAGACCGACGCCACCCGCGGCCACGAAGGCCAGCCGCTGGTGATCGGCAGCATCATGTACATGGTCAGCGCGTATCCGAACAACGTGTTCGCGATCGATCTGGCGGCGGAGGACGACGGCAAGGTGCTGTGGAAATACACGCCGCAGCAGGACGAGCGCTCGGTGGCGGTGGCGTGCTGCGACACGGTCAATCGCGGCGCGTCCTACGCCGACGGCAAGCTGGTGTTCGGCAGCCTCAGCGGCGACGTGATCGCGCTCGATGCCAAGACCGGCAAGGAAGTGTGGAAGCAGAAGCTCGCCTATCCGGAAAAGGGCGAGACCATCACCATGGCGCCGATCATCGCCGACGGCAAGGTCGTGGCCGGCATCAGCGGCAACGAGTTCGGCGTGCGTGGCCGCGTCGCGGCGTACGCGCTGGCCGACGGCAAGCAGGCCTGGTCGTGCGAGGCCACCGGCAGCGACAAGGACATCTGCCTGGGTCCGGATTTCAACAAGGCCAATCCGCAGCATGGCCAGCTCGGCGACCTGGGCGTGAAGACCTTCCCCGAGGAAGGCTGGAAGCGCGGTGGCGGCGCGGCGTGGGGCTGGTACAGCTACGACCCGAAACTGAAGCTGGTCTACTACGGCACCGGCAATCCCGGCCTGTGGAGCCCGTCGTACCGCTGCGGCAAGACCACGCAGAAGGAATGCGATACCGGCGAATACGACAACAAGTGGTCGATGACCCTGTTCGCGCGCAAGATCGATACCGGCGAAGCGGTGTGGGGCTACCAGAAGACGCCGTTCGACCAGTGGGACTACGACGGCATCAACGAGCCGATCCTGGTCGACCTGACCATCGACGGCAAGCAGGTGCCATCGGTGGTGCAGTTCGACCGCAACGGCTTCGCCTACGTGCTCGACCGCCGCGACGGCACCCTGCTGCGCGCGCACAAGTTCGTGCCGGCCAACTGGGCCGAGAGCATCGACATGAAGACCGGCCGCCCGATCAAGGTCGCCGCGCATTCGCCGCTGGAGCGCGGCAAGAAGGTCGAGGCGTTCCCGTCGGCGATGGGCGGCAAGGACCAGCAGCCGTGCTCGGTGGATCCGGCTAATTCGGCGGTGTTCTTCTGCGGCACCAACAACTGGCACATGGAACTGGAACCGCAGGAACGCGGCAACACCATGATGGGCCTGCCGTACGTGTTCGCCAACGTGATGATGAAGCCGAACGAACCCGGCGCGCTGGGCATCGTCAAGGCGTTCGACGTGGTCGAAGGCAAGTCCAAGTGGGAGATCAAGGAGAAGTTCCCGGTGTGGAGCGGCACCCTGGTCACCGACGGCGGGCTGGTGTTCTACGGCACGCTCGACGGCTGGTTCCGCGCGGTGGACAAGGACACCGGCAAGAAGCTGTGGGAGACCAAGTTGCCGTCCGGCATCATCGGCAACCCGATCGCCTACAAGGCCAACGGCCATCAGTACGTGGCGGTGTTCTCCGGCATCGGCGGCTGGATCGGTCTGCCGGTCGCCGGCGGCCTGGATCCGGGCGATCCGTACGGCGCGCTGGGTGCGGCGGGTCTGGCCTTCAGCAACGGCTTCGACAAGATCCCGTTGGGCGGCATGGTGCATACCTTCCGCATCGACGGCGCAGGCAAGACCGTCACCGCCAGCGCAACCCCCACCGCTGCGGCGGGTGGCGCACCGGCCGCCGCGGCCAAGACCGCGCGATGA
- a CDS encoding quinoprotein dehydrogenase-associated putative ABC transporter substrate-binding protein, producing the protein MSRRRRVHVASDRPGEAVALRRLYRGARAVVLLCSLGLVAAGCTREPSSATARVPQAASSAAAKPTAGTAPAPALAADAAVLRVCADPGNMPLSNRAGEGFQNKIAQVLAEAMGRRLEYEWRTYYQRGLARSTINAGRCDVLMDMNSDFEMGLPTQPLYRSTYVLVTRKGLALRPASLDDPALKKLKIGVFQSSPARQALFDHGVSGDVQYLFYDSATSPQDHPGKLAERVAGGQLDAAESWGPVAGYYAARGGLGVVPMNVIDDEVLEYSMAWAVSRKNADLRDALNAAMQRSAGKIGAILREYHVPLVACADCIVNGDLRSHGSYDTPADDVTTPSPQASSEMLAQLQLRIAGGADPNQELAHALDAGDGVRVAWLLRHGASADRPNLLGEPPLHQAIRNQAPTLVGELLAAGANVESRDGSGWTPLMKAAWGNDAQSAKLLLARRAKVDAVSKDGWTALDLAISYADVDLVQALLGAGANVRRANPAGFTPVMFAVARNDPQMLDALLARGAEADRPNRAGVTPLMLAAAAGREDASRRLLAAGANAATRDADGKTPAALAQQRGDASLAQLLTEAEHRRTQ; encoded by the coding sequence ATGAGCCGGCGGCGACGCGTCCATGTCGCGAGCGACCGCCCGGGGGAGGCGGTCGCGCTGCGGCGCTTGTATCGGGGCGCGCGCGCCGTGGTGTTGCTTTGCAGCCTCGGACTCGTCGCCGCAGGTTGCACGCGCGAGCCGTCGTCCGCGACGGCTCGCGTTCCTCAGGCCGCCTCCAGCGCGGCCGCCAAACCCACGGCGGGCACCGCGCCCGCCCCCGCGCTCGCCGCCGATGCGGCGGTGCTGCGGGTCTGCGCCGATCCGGGCAACATGCCGTTGTCCAATCGCGCCGGAGAAGGCTTCCAGAACAAGATCGCGCAGGTCCTCGCCGAGGCGATGGGCCGGCGCCTGGAATACGAGTGGCGTACCTACTATCAACGTGGGTTGGCGCGCAGCACGATCAACGCCGGGCGTTGCGACGTGCTGATGGACATGAACAGCGACTTCGAGATGGGCCTGCCCACGCAGCCGCTGTACCGCTCCACCTATGTGCTGGTGACCCGCAAGGGCCTGGCGTTGCGGCCGGCGTCGCTCGACGATCCGGCGCTGAAGAAGCTCAAGATCGGCGTGTTCCAGAGTTCGCCGGCACGGCAGGCGCTGTTCGACCATGGCGTGTCAGGCGACGTGCAATACCTGTTCTACGACTCGGCGACCTCGCCGCAGGACCACCCGGGCAAGCTGGCCGAGCGCGTCGCCGGCGGGCAGCTCGACGCCGCCGAATCCTGGGGGCCGGTCGCCGGCTACTACGCCGCGCGCGGCGGCCTGGGCGTGGTGCCGATGAACGTCATCGACGACGAAGTGCTGGAGTATTCGATGGCGTGGGCGGTGTCGCGCAAGAACGCCGACCTGCGCGATGCGCTGAACGCGGCGATGCAGCGCAGCGCCGGCAAGATCGGCGCGATCCTGCGCGAGTACCACGTGCCGCTGGTGGCCTGCGCCGACTGCATCGTCAACGGCGATCTGCGCTCGCACGGTAGTTACGACACGCCGGCCGACGATGTCACCACGCCCAGCCCGCAGGCTTCCTCGGAAATGCTGGCGCAACTGCAGCTGCGTATCGCCGGCGGCGCCGACCCCAATCAGGAACTGGCGCATGCGCTGGACGCCGGCGACGGCGTGCGCGTGGCCTGGCTGCTGCGCCACGGCGCCAGCGCCGACCGGCCCAACCTGCTGGGCGAGCCGCCGCTGCACCAGGCGATCCGCAACCAGGCGCCGACCCTGGTCGGCGAGTTGCTGGCCGCCGGCGCCAACGTGGAAAGCCGCGATGGCAGCGGCTGGACGCCGTTGATGAAGGCGGCCTGGGGCAACGACGCGCAGAGCGCCAAGCTGCTGCTGGCGCGGCGGGCCAAGGTCGATGCGGTGTCCAAGGACGGCTGGACCGCGCTGGACCTGGCCATTTCCTATGCCGATGTCGACCTGGTGCAGGCGCTGCTCGGCGCCGGCGCCAACGTGCGCCGCGCCAATCCGGCCGGCTTCACTCCGGTGATGTTCGCGGTGGCGCGCAACGATCCGCAGATGCTGGATGCATTGCTGGCGCGTGGTGCCGAGGCCGACCGGCCCAACCGCGCCGGCGTCACCCCGCTGATGCTGGCCGCCGCGGCCGGGCGTGAGGACGCCAGCCGCCGCCTGCTCGCCGCCGGCGCCAACGCCGCCACCCGCGACGCCGACGGCAAGACGCCGGCCGCGCTGGCGCAACAGCGCGGCGATGCATCGCTGGCGCAACTGCTGACGGAGGCCGAACACCGACGCACGCAATGA
- a CDS encoding c-type cytochrome, translating to MRNAVVRRSVVPKLLQLSLFALTLALAACGKDAPPSEPAAAPAPAAPAAAAPAAPATPPAASGAAPAPGAAAATPPPAAVTPIPKGPPVKDTPELAAEGKKIFLSAGCSACHGGTGGGGMCPPLTNDIWVYGHDDDTLRALINEGTAGMATHGKVRVGHEKVVGQMPPFAPVLKEGDTEKLLAFIHSINKTAGGAP from the coding sequence ATGCGCAATGCCGTCGTCCGCCGCTCCGTCGTTCCGAAGCTGCTGCAGCTGTCCCTGTTCGCGTTGACCCTGGCCCTGGCCGCCTGCGGCAAGGATGCGCCGCCTTCCGAACCGGCCGCCGCGCCAGCACCCGCCGCACCGGCTGCAGCCGCGCCCGCCGCACCTGCGACCCCGCCCGCTGCATCCGGCGCCGCGCCAGCGCCGGGCGCCGCCGCCGCGACCCCGCCGCCGGCCGCGGTCACCCCGATTCCGAAAGGCCCGCCGGTGAAGGACACGCCGGAGCTGGCCGCCGAAGGCAAGAAGATCTTCCTGTCCGCCGGCTGCAGCGCCTGCCACGGCGGCACCGGCGGCGGCGGCATGTGCCCGCCGCTGACCAACGACATCTGGGTCTATGGCCACGACGACGACACCCTGCGCGCGCTGATCAACGAAGGAACCGCCGGCATGGCGACGCACGGCAAGGTCCGCGTCGGCCACGAGAAGGTGGTCGGGCAGATGCCACCGTTCGCGCCAGTGCTCAAGGAGGGCGACACCGAGAAGCTGCTGGCCTTCATCCACTCGATCAACAAGACCGCGGGCGGGGCTCCATGA
- a CDS encoding beta-propeller fold lactonase family protein — protein sequence MTPGARRTLGTAALALLLAGAACQRAAVPAGSADAGADATPSAAPAAALAYVPNQRAGTISVIDTGSDAVVRTLSAQGQLGKRLQQLLPGPSGHLYVIDAQGHRLLELDTAQDRVLRSVDIGENAEGIAASPDGRQFAVCVEGQNQVMLIDPASFAIGARIATQGQAPEHCVYSPDGALLLTSNEGSNDLDVIDLKAGKSTGVIATSGHPRGMAFAPDGNTVYVAQEAASVVDVIDLVARRRVASIPAGQRTAGIAISRDGSRVYASNGGAGTVSVIDPAARASLAEIPVGQRPWNPALSADGKKLYVANGRSNSVSVIDTSSMKEIKQIAVGDMPWGVVIAQ from the coding sequence ATGACCCCAGGCGCGCGACGCACGCTGGGCACCGCTGCGCTGGCGCTGTTGCTGGCCGGTGCGGCCTGCCAGCGCGCGGCGGTGCCTGCCGGTAGCGCGGATGCGGGTGCCGACGCCACGCCATCCGCCGCGCCGGCGGCGGCGCTGGCGTACGTGCCGAATCAGCGCGCCGGCACCATCTCGGTGATCGACACCGGCAGCGACGCGGTAGTGCGCACGCTGTCGGCGCAGGGCCAGCTCGGCAAGCGCCTGCAGCAACTGCTGCCTGGACCGTCCGGCCATCTGTACGTGATCGATGCGCAAGGGCACCGCCTGCTGGAACTGGATACGGCGCAGGACCGGGTGCTGCGCAGCGTGGACATCGGCGAGAACGCCGAAGGCATCGCCGCGTCGCCGGACGGCCGCCAGTTCGCGGTGTGCGTGGAAGGGCAGAACCAGGTGATGCTGATCGATCCGGCCAGCTTCGCGATCGGCGCGCGCATCGCCACCCAGGGCCAGGCGCCGGAGCACTGCGTGTACAGCCCCGACGGCGCGCTGCTGCTGACCAGCAACGAAGGCTCCAACGATCTGGACGTGATCGACCTGAAGGCGGGCAAATCCACCGGCGTCATCGCCACCAGCGGCCATCCGCGCGGCATGGCGTTCGCGCCCGACGGCAACACCGTGTACGTGGCGCAGGAGGCGGCCAGCGTGGTCGATGTGATCGACCTGGTCGCGCGCCGGCGCGTGGCCAGCATTCCCGCCGGGCAGCGCACCGCCGGCATCGCCATTTCGAGAGACGGCAGCCGCGTCTATGCCTCCAACGGCGGCGCCGGCACGGTCAGCGTGATCGACCCGGCCGCGCGCGCCAGCCTGGCCGAGATCCCGGTCGGGCAGCGCCCGTGGAATCCGGCGCTCAGCGCCGACGGCAAGAAACTGTACGTGGCCAACGGCCGCTCCAACAGCGTCAGCGTCATCGACACCTCCAGCATGAAGGAGATCAAGCAGATCGCAGTGGGCGACATGCCCTGGGGTGTGGTCATCGCGCAGTGA
- a CDS encoding S-(hydroxymethyl)glutathione dehydrogenase/class III alcohol dehydrogenase — MKTRAAVAWAANEPLAIEEVDLQPPKAGEVLVRLVASGVCHSDASTLSGADPDAAFPVILGQEGAGVVEDVGVGVTSVRPGDHVIPLYMPECGVCKFCRSGRTNLCQAIRASQDRGLMPDGSSRFSLRGRPILHYMGTSTFAEYTVLPEIAVAKIHPAAPLDKVCLLGCTITTGIGAVLNTARVRPGDSVAVFGLGGIGLSVVQGAVMARAGRIIVVDINRDKFELARALGATDCLDPKDFGAPVQQVIVDLTDGGADHSFECVGDVRAMRAALECCHKGWGESIILGVAPSAQEISTRPLQLVTGRAWRGSAFGGVKGRSELPAYAERYLAGEIHIDELISETLPLQDINRAFAAIRAGRGIKSVVLY; from the coding sequence ATGAAGACGCGAGCCGCGGTCGCCTGGGCGGCGAATGAGCCGCTGGCCATCGAGGAGGTGGACCTGCAACCGCCGAAGGCCGGCGAAGTGCTGGTGCGCCTGGTCGCCAGCGGCGTGTGCCACAGCGACGCCAGTACCCTGTCCGGTGCCGATCCCGATGCCGCGTTCCCGGTGATCTTGGGCCAGGAAGGCGCCGGCGTGGTCGAGGATGTGGGGGTCGGCGTCACCAGCGTGCGCCCCGGCGATCATGTGATTCCGCTGTACATGCCCGAATGCGGCGTGTGCAAGTTCTGCCGCTCCGGGCGCACCAATCTGTGCCAGGCGATCCGCGCCAGCCAGGACCGCGGGCTGATGCCCGACGGCAGCAGCCGCTTCTCGCTGCGCGGGCGGCCGATCCTGCACTACATGGGCACCAGCACCTTCGCCGAGTACACCGTGCTGCCGGAGATCGCGGTGGCCAAGATCCATCCCGCCGCGCCGCTGGACAAGGTCTGCCTGCTCGGCTGCACGATCACCACCGGCATCGGCGCGGTGCTCAACACCGCGCGGGTGCGGCCGGGCGACAGCGTGGCGGTGTTCGGACTCGGCGGCATCGGCCTGTCGGTGGTGCAGGGTGCGGTGATGGCGCGCGCCGGGCGCATCATCGTGGTCGACATCAACCGCGACAAGTTCGAACTGGCGCGCGCGCTGGGCGCCACCGATTGCCTGGATCCGAAGGACTTCGGCGCGCCGGTGCAGCAGGTGATCGTCGATCTCACCGACGGCGGCGCCGATCACAGCTTCGAGTGCGTCGGCGACGTGCGCGCGATGCGCGCGGCACTGGAGTGCTGCCACAAGGGCTGGGGCGAAAGCATCATCCTGGGCGTGGCGCCGAGCGCGCAGGAGATCAGCACGCGGCCGCTGCAACTGGTCACCGGCCGCGCCTGGCGCGGCAGCGCGTTCGGCGGGGTCAAGGGCCGCAGCGAACTGCCGGCCTACGCCGAGCGCTACCTGGCCGGCGAGATCCATATCGACGAACTCATCAGCGAGACGCTGCCGTTGCAGGACATCAACCGCGCCTTCGCTGCGATCCGCGCGGGCAGGGGCATCAAATCGGTCGTGCTGTATTGA
- a CDS encoding TonB-dependent receptor: protein MVCSKGRGTSLASAHALAVAIAVALVAAPAGAQTTVNADDAQITALDRVEVTATPIPGTLIDADHLPYTVQTANADDIARSQAGNLADFLLRQMNGVDTNEVQGSPFQTDLTFRGFRASALPGASQGVSVYLDGVRMNEPFADIVSWDMMPEAAIRSVALMPGSNPLFGPNTLGGALAFTTQSGLTAPGLRADLSFGSGARKRLDASYGYAGGDGVHAFVAVTGFDEDGWRDASEGRLGTVFGKLGREGDNTDWDVSLLHGRSRLIGNGLLPASRYTDDGVEPGLYQADRDAVYTSPDLTRNRNTLLTAQLDHRFDADTSLHLLAYYREGRRDTVNGDINEDYEEFVEDCADGYAADGTPLDDDCAVSRAQADALHSGVLNTTQMRQHAEGVALNFSRQAGAHALSLGATYDRNRVRYRQYAQEGFVEDDRSVVADPDEEREFFSGVSGRSSTLGVFAADTWEVSDATHVTGALRWNRVEVSNVLSTAEDGALPRERFVFAKANPSLGITQRLGGGFTAFASVSQNSRAPTAIELGCADPEQPCRLPTGLQADPRLEQIVSRTYEVGVRWNPSPEQAFNASLYRADNRDDILFLRAPNTQLGYFDNVDRTRYQGADLSWRASSGALRWFAAYSYLDATYRSDGELLSGERTIDLHPGMRIAGLPRNTLKLGMEWQALAQLAVGADLRAISRRVASGNEDGLVEDPEDGEDAARHDLSTGGYALIDVHGTWQIADGLSLYLRVNNLFDRRYETYAAVAEDLFPDGALARPQDAAVEDGPSRFVAPGAPRQYQVGLRWRF from the coding sequence ATGGTTTGCAGCAAGGGACGTGGTACTTCGCTGGCGAGCGCGCATGCGCTGGCCGTTGCCATCGCCGTCGCGTTGGTTGCCGCACCGGCCGGCGCACAGACCACGGTCAATGCCGACGACGCGCAAATCACCGCGCTGGACCGGGTCGAGGTCACCGCCACGCCGATTCCCGGCACCCTGATCGATGCCGACCACTTGCCGTACACGGTGCAGACCGCCAACGCCGACGACATCGCGCGCAGCCAGGCCGGCAACCTCGCCGACTTCCTGCTGCGGCAGATGAACGGCGTGGACACCAATGAGGTGCAGGGCAGCCCGTTCCAGACCGATCTCACCTTCCGCGGCTTCCGCGCCTCGGCCTTGCCCGGCGCCTCGCAAGGCGTATCGGTGTACCTGGACGGGGTGCGCATGAACGAGCCGTTCGCCGACATCGTCAGCTGGGACATGATGCCGGAGGCGGCGATCCGCAGTGTCGCGTTGATGCCCGGCTCCAATCCCTTGTTCGGGCCGAACACGCTCGGCGGCGCGCTGGCGTTCACCACCCAATCCGGCCTGACCGCGCCGGGCCTGCGTGCGGATCTGTCGTTCGGCAGCGGCGCGCGCAAGCGCCTGGACGCGTCCTATGGCTACGCCGGCGGCGATGGCGTGCATGCCTTCGTCGCCGTCACCGGCTTCGACGAGGACGGCTGGCGCGACGCCTCCGAAGGCCGTCTCGGCACCGTGTTCGGCAAGCTCGGGCGGGAGGGCGACAACACCGATTGGGACGTGTCGCTGCTGCACGGGCGCAGCCGCCTGATCGGCAACGGCCTGCTGCCTGCCAGCCGCTACACCGACGATGGCGTCGAACCCGGCCTGTACCAGGCCGACCGCGACGCGGTCTACACCTCGCCGGACTTGACCCGCAACCGCAACACCCTGCTGACCGCGCAACTGGACCACCGCTTCGACGCGGACACCTCGCTGCATCTGCTCGCCTACTATCGCGAAGGTCGCCGCGACACGGTCAACGGCGACATCAACGAGGACTACGAGGAGTTCGTCGAGGACTGCGCCGACGGCTACGCTGCCGACGGCACGCCGTTGGACGACGACTGCGCGGTTTCGCGCGCGCAGGCCGATGCGCTGCACAGCGGCGTGCTCAACACCACGCAGATGCGCCAGCACGCCGAGGGCGTGGCGCTGAATTTCAGCCGCCAGGCCGGCGCGCATGCGCTGAGCCTCGGCGCCACCTACGACCGCAACCGGGTGCGCTACCGGCAGTACGCACAGGAAGGCTTCGTGGAGGACGACCGCTCCGTCGTCGCCGATCCCGACGAGGAGCGCGAATTCTTTTCCGGGGTCAGCGGCCGCAGCAGCACGCTGGGCGTGTTCGCCGCCGACACCTGGGAGGTGAGCGACGCCACCCACGTGACCGGTGCGCTGCGCTGGAACCGGGTCGAGGTCAGCAACGTGCTGTCCACCGCCGAGGACGGCGCGCTGCCGCGCGAGCGCTTCGTGTTCGCCAAGGCCAATCCGTCGCTGGGCATCACCCAGCGCCTGGGCGGCGGCTTCACCGCCTTCGCCTCGGTCTCGCAGAACAGCCGCGCGCCGACCGCGATCGAACTGGGCTGCGCCGATCCGGAACAGCCGTGCCGGTTGCCGACCGGGCTGCAGGCCGATCCGCGCCTGGAGCAGATCGTCTCGCGCACCTACGAAGTCGGCGTGCGCTGGAACCCGTCGCCGGAGCAGGCCTTCAACGCCTCGCTGTACCGGGCGGACAATCGCGACGACATCCTGTTCCTGCGCGCGCCGAATACCCAGTTGGGCTACTTCGACAACGTCGATCGCACCCGTTACCAGGGTGCGGACCTGAGCTGGCGCGCCAGCAGCGGCGCGCTGCGCTGGTTCGCCGCCTACAGCTACCTGGACGCCACCTACCGCAGCGACGGCGAACTGCTGTCCGGCGAGCGCACCATCGACCTGCATCCGGGCATGCGCATCGCCGGCCTGCCGCGCAACACGCTGAAGCTGGGCATGGAGTGGCAGGCACTGGCGCAGCTGGCGGTGGGCGCGGACCTGCGCGCGATCTCGCGGCGCGTGGCCAGCGGCAACGAGGACGGCCTGGTCGAGGATCCCGAGGACGGCGAAGACGCGGCGCGCCACGACCTGTCCACCGGCGGCTATGCGTTGATCGACGTGCACGGCACCTGGCAGATCGCCGACGGTCTGTCGTTGTATCTGCGCGTCAACAACCTGTTCGACCGCCGCTACGAGACCTATGCGGCGGTCGCCGAAGACCTGTTCCCGGATGGCGCGCTGGCGCGCCCGCAGGACGCCGCGGTCGAGGACGGCCCGTCGCGCTTCGTCGCCCCAGGCGCGCCGCGGCAATACCAGGTCGGTTTGCGCTGGCGGTTCTAG